AGTCTTGCGCGAGATCGCCCAGCACGTTAAGCGCCAAAAGGGGCTGATTAACTTTGAGACCTTGCGCCACGCCATCTCATCTGGCCGTGGTATTGGCAAGTCTGCATTGGTGTCCTGGCTAACCATCTGGATGTTGTCTACCAGGATAGGGTCAACGACCATCATTTCGGCCAACAGTGAGGCCCAGTTGCGAGCTGTGACCTGGGCTGAGATTACCAAGTGGTTGGCCATGACTATTAATAGTCACTGGTTTGAGGTTTCGGCCACCAAGGTTGCGCCGGCTGGTTGGCTGACTGAGCTGGTGGAGAAGGACTTGCGCAAGGGCACCCGGTATTGGGCCGTTGAGGGCCGGTTGTGGTCAGCAGAAAACCCAGATTCTTATGCCGGGGTCCACAACCATGACGGGGTGCTAGTCATCTTTGATGAGGCGTCTGGTATTGATGATGCGATCTGGTCTGTGACCGCGGGCTTTTTTACTGAGAACACGCCGAATCGCCTTTGGTTGGCTTTTTCCAACCCTCGGCGAAATACTGGGTACTTTTACGAGTGTTTTAACAGCAAGCGGGACTTTTGGACCAGCAAGGTGGTGGACGCCAGGACGGTGGAGGGCACTGATAAGGCGGTGTACCAGAACATCATTGATGAGTATGGGCCGGACTCGAGCCAGGCGCACGTTGAGGTGTATGGCATGTTCCCCTCGGAAGGGGACGACCAGTTTATTTCGTCCAATATTGTGGATGATGCGATGAAAAGGGCTAAGTACAAGGATCAGTCGGCGCCAATCATTATTGGGGTTGACCCTGCACGGTTCGGCGCTGATGCAACGGTAATTGCGGTGCGCCAGGGACGCGATATTGTCAAGATTATTCGCCACCGCGGCGACGACACCATGACGGTGGTGGGGTATGTGATCGAAGCAATTGAAGAATTCAAGCCCGCGCTGGTTGTGATCGACGAAGGCGGGCTGGGGGCGGGTATTGTTGATCGATTAAAAGAGCAACGGTACAAGATCAAGGGCATAAACTTTGGAAATAAAGCCAAAAACCCGATCATGTACGGTAATATGCGCGCGCAGATGTGGGGAGATATGCGAGAATGGCTGAAATCTGCTAGTATCCCTAGCGACAGGTTCTTGAAGACGGACTTGATTTCGCCTATGATGAAGCCTGATTCACGGGGAACAATCTTCTTGGAAAGCAAAAAGGAAATGAAAGCTCGCGGTCTTGCCTCGCCCGACGCTGCTGACGCTATCTGCGTCACATTTGCCTTTCCAGTGGCACATCGTGAATATGTTGAACCCAAGCGCACCGCTAGAAGCTACGGTAGCGCAGTGTCTACAGGATGGATGGGCGCATGAAGAAGAAGAGCGTATCTTTGTCAGTTGGTCGCGGCGAGAAATTGCCGGTGGCCAAGGGCGCGGGTCTGACTGAGAAAGGCCGCGCTAAGTACAACGCCGCTACGGGTTCTAACCTCAAAGCGCCAGCACCCAACCCTAAGACCAAGGCAGACCAAGGCCGCAAAGATTCATTTTGTGCTCGCATGGGTGCCGTAGCAGCCAACGCCAAAGACGGCGAACGCGCTAAAGCAGCCCTTAAAAGATGGAAGTGTTGACATGGCTACCAAACCGGGACTTTACGCAAACATTCACGCCAAGCAGGCACGCATCGCCGCCGGCAGTAAAGAGAAGATGAGGAAGCCTGGCTCACCTGGTGCTCCAACTGCCAAAGCGTTTAAAGAGTCGGCCAAGACGGCAAAGAAGAAGTAACATGCCGCTTGTCAAATCAAAATCTCCCGAAGCATTCCGAAAAAATGTGAAGGC
This genomic interval from Actinomycetota bacterium contains the following:
- a CDS encoding terminase — translated: VLREIAQHVKRQKGLINFETLRHAISSGRGIGKSALVSWLTIWMLSTRIGSTTIISANSEAQLRAVTWAEITKWLAMTINSHWFEVSATKVAPAGWLTELVEKDLRKGTRYWAVEGRLWSAENPDSYAGVHNHDGVLVIFDEASGIDDAIWSVTAGFFTENTPNRLWLAFSNPRRNTGYFYECFNSKRDFWTSKVVDARTVEGTDKAVYQNIIDEYGPDSSQAHVEVYGMFPSEGDDQFISSNIVDDAMKRAKYKDQSAPIIIGVDPARFGADATVIAVRQGRDIVKIIRHRGDDTMTVVGYVIEAIEEFKPALVVIDEGGLGAGIVDRLKEQRYKIKGINFGNKAKNPIMYGNMRAQMWGDMREWLKSASIPSDRFLKTDLISPMMKPDSRGTIFLESKKEMKARGLASPDAADAICVTFAFPVAHREYVEPKRTARSYGSAVSTGWMGA